A DNA window from Hallerella porci contains the following coding sequences:
- a CDS encoding LptE family protein, protein MHQFQKGFLLMFLAAALFCVLGCYSFTASTLPSHIKTVQIHEVDNKTLDPVLGNTLKDSVEKLFRKNAGSVRLVNSDADADFELTLLSYTNKPENYTSASEVETYRVTMKVNVRFYDNVKEKMIYKGDNLSADGTYDVLQNETEDRHGQARAIQKLQDLIIANALAKW, encoded by the coding sequence ATGCATCAATTTCAAAAAGGTTTTCTTCTCATGTTCTTGGCGGCTGCGCTTTTTTGCGTTTTGGGATGTTACAGCTTTACGGCGAGCACGTTACCGAGTCACATTAAAACGGTGCAAATTCACGAAGTCGATAATAAAACTTTGGATCCTGTCCTCGGCAACACATTAAAAGACAGCGTTGAAAAATTATTCCGTAAAAATGCAGGAAGCGTTCGCCTTGTCAATTCCGATGCCGATGCTGATTTTGAACTAACCCTTTTAAGTTATACGAACAAACCCGAAAATTATACGAGCGCATCCGAAGTAGAAACGTATCGTGTGACGATGAAAGTGAATGTGCGCTTTTACGATAATGTCAAAGAAAAAATGATTTATAAAGGCGACAATCTTTCTGCCGACGGAACTTATGACGTTTTGCAAAACGAAACCGAAGACCGTCACGGACAAGCCCGCGCTATTCAAAAATTGCAAGACTTGATTATTGCAAACGCACTTGCAAAATGGTAA
- a CDS encoding GtrA family protein yields MNYSSSLIRFVHEKLPHRENLIGQMLRYAVTGGLAFVVDFGLFAFFLYVVPLHYLIANLIGLAGGLVVNYLISVCWVFTACKRNFEKRKGIEFLLFVIIGLIGVGLNQFLIWLMIGLWNWMPLLSKMVAAVLVLLWNFGGRKILLFRTKKETV; encoded by the coding sequence GTGAATTATTCGAGTTCGCTTATCCGTTTTGTCCACGAGAAATTGCCGCATCGCGAAAATTTAATCGGGCAAATGCTTCGCTACGCTGTTACCGGCGGGCTTGCTTTTGTCGTGGATTTTGGATTGTTTGCATTTTTCCTTTACGTTGTTCCGCTACATTATCTCATCGCCAATTTAATTGGACTTGCCGGCGGACTTGTCGTCAATTATCTCATCAGCGTTTGTTGGGTTTTTACTGCCTGCAAACGCAATTTTGAAAAGCGTAAAGGAATTGAATTTTTGCTTTTCGTTATCATCGGGCTCATCGGAGTGGGATTAAATCAATTCTTGATTTGGCTCATGATTGGACTTTGGAATTGGATGCCGCTCCTTTCGAAAATGGTCGCAGCGGTGCTTGTGCTTTTATGGAATTTTGGAGGCCGCAAAATTTTGCTCTTCCGAACGAAAAAGGAAACTGTATGA
- a CDS encoding Na+/H+ antiporter NhaC family protein — protein MEEVTNTIWAYGTFWALIPPIVAIGLALITKEVYSSLFVGIVVGAVFLCQGSVPIFLDAIFKNGLIAKVSDPYNVGILLFLVMLGAMVALMNKAGGSAAFGNWAKTHIKSKIGAQIATVLFGILIFIDDYFNCLTVGSVMRPITDRFKVSHERLAYLIDSTAAPICIIAPISSWAAAVSGFVEGEDGLALFIQAIPFNFYALLTILSLFLVVAWNVNFGPMKKYESLTEYVDEKLDAMNLSECKGKVIDLVLPIISLIIFCVIGMIYTGGFFASGDANKNFVDAFAASDASVGLAIGSVAAFIFTVCFYLSRRVLKFAKCMGCLSDGFKAMVGAILILCLAWTLKGTTDALGAKEFVAGLVNGGASSFMNFMPAIIFVIGAFLAFATGTSWGTFGILIPIVVAAFGGVDNSLMIISISACMAGAVCGDHSSPISDTTIMASAGAECHHVNHVNTQLPYVLLVAAVSFISYLVAGFTRSAIISLFVGAILVVASLFFLKKKSKA, from the coding sequence ATGGAAGAAGTCACAAATACCATCTGGGCTTACGGAACTTTTTGGGCTCTCATTCCGCCGATCGTGGCGATTGGACTTGCTCTCATCACGAAAGAAGTTTATTCTTCTCTTTTTGTGGGAATTGTCGTCGGGGCAGTTTTCCTTTGCCAGGGAAGTGTGCCGATTTTCTTGGATGCGATTTTCAAAAACGGTTTAATCGCCAAAGTTTCGGATCCGTATAATGTCGGCATTTTGCTCTTCCTCGTGATGCTCGGCGCGATGGTCGCGCTGATGAATAAAGCGGGCGGTTCTGCGGCATTTGGAAATTGGGCGAAGACGCATATCAAATCCAAAATCGGTGCGCAAATTGCGACGGTTCTTTTTGGCATTTTGATTTTCATCGATGACTATTTTAATTGCTTAACCGTTGGCAGCGTGATGCGTCCGATTACGGATCGTTTTAAAGTCAGCCATGAAAGACTCGCTTACTTAATCGATTCGACCGCAGCGCCTATCTGCATTATCGCTCCGATTAGTTCTTGGGCCGCAGCCGTTTCGGGCTTTGTCGAAGGCGAAGACGGACTCGCTCTTTTTATTCAGGCGATTCCGTTTAACTTTTACGCATTGCTCACGATTCTTTCTCTTTTCTTAGTGGTCGCGTGGAATGTCAACTTTGGCCCGATGAAAAAGTATGAATCGCTCACCGAATATGTCGATGAAAAATTAGATGCGATGAATCTTTCCGAATGCAAAGGCAAAGTCATCGATCTCGTGCTGCCGATTATTTCGCTCATTATTTTCTGCGTCATCGGCATGATTTACACCGGCGGATTTTTTGCTTCGGGCGATGCGAATAAAAATTTCGTGGATGCCTTTGCTGCAAGCGATGCTTCCGTTGGACTCGCAATCGGTTCTGTCGCTGCGTTCATTTTTACCGTTTGCTTTTATTTATCTCGCCGCGTTTTAAAATTTGCCAAATGCATGGGTTGCCTATCCGACGGTTTTAAAGCGATGGTCGGAGCCATTCTCATTCTTTGCTTAGCGTGGACATTAAAAGGCACAACGGATGCGCTCGGGGCAAAGGAATTTGTCGCGGGTCTTGTAAACGGCGGCGCGAGCAGCTTTATGAATTTTATGCCGGCGATTATCTTCGTCATCGGAGCGTTCCTCGCATTTGCAACGGGAACTTCTTGGGGAACTTTCGGCATTTTAATTCCGATTGTCGTCGCAGCTTTCGGCGGTGTCGATAACAGTTTGATGATTATTTCGATTTCGGCTTGCATGGCGGGTGCTGTCTGCGGCGATCACAGTTCTCCTATTTCGGATACGACGATTATGGCGAGCGCAGGCGCAGAATGTCATCACGTTAATCACGTGAATACGCAGCTTCCGTATGTGCTTTTAGTGGCGGCGGTTTCGTTTATCTCTTACCTTGTCGCAGGATTTACTCGTAGCGCAATTATCTCTTTATTCGTGGGCGCTATTTTAGTGGTCGCATCGCTTTTCTTCCTCAAGAAAAAAAGCAAGGCTTAA
- the serS gene encoding serine--tRNA ligase → MLDIRKIRENPDYYIAETEKKYTTVSLKDVLAVDTERRPLLSEVEKLKSERNAESKRIGELKKKGENADAAVKEMRELGDKIDELDKKLKELDYKQTEMLMHVPNIAPQAPEGKDASDNVVEKDGPLPFDFYSKNRDFTAVDHKTLGERLGIFDFERGAKISGNGFPVYRGLGSRLERALIQWFLDEHMANGFEEFTPPYLVTRNTMRGTGQLPKFEEDMYRCDKDDDLFLIPTAEVPLTNLYSNEIIPADQLPKRICAYSACFRREAGSYGKDTRGLLRLHQFNKVEMVFFSRPDNSYEMHEELTRFGEKLLEKLELPYHRLCLCKGDLGFGAAKCYDLEVYAPVEQKWLEVSSCSNFEDYQARRANIKTKIDGKNVYVHTLNGSGLATPRVMVGICDNYQQKDGSLVIPKVLRPYMGGLEVIEPKK, encoded by the coding sequence ATGCTTGACATTCGTAAAATCCGTGAAAATCCGGACTACTACATTGCAGAAACCGAAAAGAAATATACAACCGTCAGTTTGAAAGATGTGCTGGCTGTAGATACAGAACGCCGCCCGCTTCTCTCCGAAGTCGAAAAGCTCAAGAGCGAACGCAACGCCGAATCCAAAAGAATCGGTGAATTGAAAAAGAAAGGCGAAAACGCAGACGCAGCCGTCAAAGAAATGCGTGAACTCGGCGACAAAATCGATGAACTCGACAAGAAATTGAAGGAACTCGATTACAAGCAAACCGAAATGTTGATGCACGTTCCGAACATTGCGCCGCAAGCTCCCGAAGGAAAAGACGCAAGCGATAACGTCGTCGAAAAAGACGGTCCGCTGCCATTTGATTTCTATTCAAAGAATCGCGATTTCACCGCAGTCGATCACAAGACTTTGGGCGAACGCTTGGGCATTTTTGATTTTGAACGCGGTGCAAAAATTTCGGGCAACGGCTTCCCCGTTTATCGCGGACTCGGTTCCCGCTTGGAACGCGCTCTCATTCAATGGTTCCTCGATGAACACATGGCGAACGGCTTCGAAGAATTTACGCCGCCGTATCTCGTGACCCGCAATACGATGCGTGGCACCGGTCAGCTTCCGAAATTCGAAGAAGATATGTATCGCTGCGACAAGGATGACGATCTCTTCCTCATCCCGACGGCCGAAGTTCCTCTCACCAATCTTTACTCGAACGAAATCATCCCGGCGGATCAGTTGCCGAAACGCATTTGCGCATACTCGGCTTGCTTCCGTCGCGAAGCGGGTTCTTACGGAAAAGACACTCGCGGACTTTTGCGTTTGCACCAATTCAACAAAGTGGAAATGGTCTTCTTCTCGCGTCCGGACAACAGCTACGAAATGCACGAAGAACTCACCCGCTTTGGCGAAAAACTTTTGGAAAAGCTCGAACTTCCGTATCACCGTCTCTGCCTCTGCAAAGGCGACCTCGGATTCGGCGCAGCCAAATGCTACGACTTGGAAGTTTATGCGCCTGTGGAACAGAAATGGCTCGAAGTCAGCTCTTGCAGCAACTTCGAAGATTACCAAGCTCGCCGCGCCAACATCAAAACGAAAATCGATGGCAAGAACGTTTATGTGCACACATTAAATGGTTCGGGTCTCGCCACGCCACGCGTTATGGTCGGCATCTGCGACAACTATCAGCAAAAAGATGGTTCGCTCGTCATTCCGAAAGTATTGCGTCCGTATATGGGCGGTCTCGAAGTCATCGAACCAAAGAAGTAA
- a CDS encoding DUF1007 family protein, giving the protein MSRFIFLLFALAGIAFAHPHIFIDATTDVIFNETEFVGVQNSWTFDPIYSQAMFATGDKNGDGKIDESELSFFQKKAIDEFISFSRFNYIGDGTQFYIPKEIQNLKVFLNKENRLVIQFLNAFHIPANSSDYTMIVLVVNDPSNYISITIDMEKAQVKSPSNLEVDYFVDALEGLTQFQNFSKTVKGLYVRYKKSH; this is encoded by the coding sequence ATGAGTCGTTTCATTTTTCTTCTCTTCGCACTCGCGGGAATCGCCTTTGCGCATCCGCACATTTTCATCGATGCAACAACCGATGTCATTTTTAATGAAACCGAATTTGTCGGCGTTCAAAATAGTTGGACTTTTGATCCGATTTACAGCCAAGCGATGTTTGCTACCGGCGATAAAAATGGCGACGGAAAAATCGATGAAAGCGAACTTTCCTTTTTCCAAAAAAAAGCTATCGATGAATTTATTTCGTTCAGCCGATTCAATTATATCGGTGACGGCACGCAATTTTATATACCCAAAGAAATTCAAAATTTGAAAGTTTTCTTGAATAAAGAAAATCGTTTGGTCATTCAATTTTTAAATGCGTTTCACATTCCAGCAAACTCTTCGGATTATACGATGATTGTGCTCGTCGTCAATGATCCATCGAATTACATTTCCATCACCATCGATATGGAAAAAGCACAAGTCAAATCGCCGTCCAATTTAGAAGTGGATTATTTTGTGGACGCCTTAGAAGGACTGACGCAATTTCAAAATTTTTCGAAAACAGTAAAAGGTCTTTATGTGCGCTATAAAAAATCCCATTAA
- a CDS encoding nickel/cobalt transporter has translation MSAFADANYKKFDFKKSTKQTEALQSDSIKVPEDPAEIKTSSTLFFVGSAETLQKLTDAQKILREKISAKIEKLKNGESGTLIPFLAICLLYGLLHALGPGHGKTIVVSYFLSRRGKFSQGIALGSLITTIHTLSAVILLFILYGIAKATLFPLFETSRVHIEKASYALVAITGVILILVSLREILRKQKTADSHLTATWKELLWLAFITGIVPCPAVALIVFFCLLQGIPGIALLGSFFICIGMTLTNASFGLLAICTHRGLDKGIQRIHAFEKYASGIYFVLSIACGICIVLTGIALFLSAR, from the coding sequence GTGTCCGCCTTTGCCGATGCGAATTACAAAAAATTTGATTTTAAAAAATCAACGAAACAAACCGAAGCACTTCAAAGCGATTCGATCAAAGTTCCAGAAGATCCCGCAGAAATCAAAACTTCTTCCACTTTATTTTTTGTCGGCTCCGCAGAAACTCTTCAAAAATTAACCGATGCGCAAAAAATTCTCCGCGAAAAGATTTCTGCAAAAATTGAAAAATTGAAAAATGGCGAAAGCGGAACTCTCATTCCATTTTTAGCGATTTGCCTTCTCTACGGACTTTTGCATGCGCTCGGTCCCGGTCATGGAAAAACAATTGTCGTCAGTTATTTTTTATCGCGCCGCGGAAAATTTTCACAAGGCATTGCGCTCGGAAGTTTAATCACGACAATTCATACGCTTTCTGCAGTCATTCTCCTCTTCATTTTATACGGCATCGCCAAAGCAACGCTTTTTCCGCTTTTTGAAACGAGCCGAGTTCATATTGAAAAAGCGAGTTATGCACTCGTCGCCATTACCGGCGTCATTCTCATTCTCGTTTCTCTCCGCGAAATTTTGCGCAAACAAAAAACTGCCGATTCCCATTTAACAGCAACTTGGAAAGAGCTTCTTTGGTTGGCATTTATCACCGGAATTGTGCCGTGTCCCGCTGTCGCGCTCATCGTTTTCTTTTGCCTGTTGCAAGGAATTCCAGGAATTGCATTGCTCGGTTCTTTTTTCATTTGCATCGGAATGACTCTTACCAATGCGAGCTTTGGACTTCTCGCTATTTGTACGCATCGCGGACTTGATAAAGGCATTCAGCGCATTCACGCCTTCGAAAAATACGCCAGCGGAATTTACTTTGTCCTTTCCATCGCCTGTGGCATTTGCATCGTTTTGACCGGTATCGCTCTATTTCTTAGCGCACGCTAA
- a CDS encoding cellulase family glycosylhydrolase, with the protein MNTKFLPLAFALSLCAANSFAQTITPTRVGPVSQYGQLMSGKNAAGEGRIYGGCQGVKDGAEVQVRGMSLYWSLLPQSVEYWSEEGIASMVNDMNIQIIRAAMATGTEDWSGEFNGKKLVGYEKDSELQKNFVKTVVEAAIKQDIYVIIDWHSHNANEQTESSKKFFAEMAQAYGSYDNVIFELYNEPTDISWETIKNYADQVIPEIRKYSDNLILIGNPKWDQNPQMAIGNEVTDSGNNHAYTLHYYANSHCVSGTYDWGGSCQGENGLKAMKAGLSVFLSEWGTGNADGGGDPNQEKNTQWQKFADQNKLSWANWSASHISEGTAAFTSSSNKNSLQYSTSGNLVKSYLATNPTSYTKCADTPSPEAITSIRAAKFGLQISANTVQLLNAKNPTIHVYDLQGHSLLSAHSNSLSLQKLAAGTYIVKARDGMQTQMKTIRVNP; encoded by the coding sequence ATGAACACAAAATTTTTACCTCTAGCCTTTGCGCTTTCGTTATGCGCAGCGAATTCATTCGCCCAAACGATTACCCCGACACGCGTGGGTCCTGTTAGCCAATACGGTCAGTTGATGTCGGGGAAAAATGCCGCCGGTGAAGGCCGCATTTACGGCGGTTGCCAAGGTGTTAAAGACGGTGCCGAAGTGCAAGTGCGCGGTATGAGCCTTTATTGGAGTCTGCTTCCTCAATCCGTGGAATACTGGAGCGAAGAAGGCATCGCGTCCATGGTAAATGACATGAATATTCAAATCATTCGTGCGGCAATGGCAACCGGAACAGAAGATTGGTCTGGTGAATTCAATGGGAAAAAACTCGTCGGCTACGAAAAAGATTCCGAATTACAAAAGAATTTTGTAAAAACAGTCGTTGAAGCCGCCATCAAGCAAGATATTTATGTCATCATCGACTGGCATTCGCATAACGCAAATGAGCAAACGGAATCGTCGAAAAAATTCTTTGCCGAAATGGCACAAGCATACGGCAGCTACGACAACGTGATTTTTGAGCTCTATAACGAGCCCACCGATATTTCTTGGGAAACCATTAAAAATTACGCAGACCAGGTGATTCCTGAAATTCGTAAATATTCCGACAATTTAATTTTGATTGGCAATCCAAAGTGGGACCAAAATCCGCAAATGGCCATCGGAAACGAAGTGACCGACTCGGGTAACAATCACGCTTACACGTTGCACTATTATGCGAATTCTCACTGCGTGAGCGGAACTTACGATTGGGGCGGAAGTTGCCAAGGCGAAAACGGTTTAAAAGCGATGAAAGCGGGGCTTTCTGTTTTCTTAAGCGAATGGGGAACGGGAAACGCTGATGGCGGTGGTGATCCGAACCAAGAAAAAAATACGCAGTGGCAAAAATTTGCAGATCAAAATAAACTTTCATGGGCGAACTGGTCCGCTTCGCATATTAGCGAAGGCACCGCTGCTTTTACAAGTAGCTCCAATAAAAATTCTTTGCAATATTCCACTTCGGGAAATTTAGTGAAGAGTTATTTGGCGACAAATCCGACGAGCTACACCAAATGCGCTGATACGCCGAGTCCGGAAGCGATTACTTCTATCCGCGCAGCAAAATTTGGTTTGCAAATTTCTGCAAATACGGTGCAGTTGTTAAACGCAAAAAATCCGACAATTCACGTTTACGATTTGCAAGGTCATTCGCTTTTGAGCGCACACTCGAATTCGCTTTCGTTGCAGAAACTTGCTGCGGGCACTTATATTGTCAAAGCCCGCGACGGTATGCAAACGCAGATGAAAACGATTCGCGTCAATCCTTAA
- a CDS encoding Rossmann-fold NAD(P)-binding domain-containing protein, which produces MLFEDIIQKHYRPEEYPALAALCDEWNETRPFDGLKILVATPIFRNTLLQYEALLAGGAELFAGRAVENASIPYDSEIVELLQESEIPVLSPEMVLDMEQEDEFFDLILDCAGQFASCHPKIGFVELTRTGIPYYEEAELPVFIADNGIIKRIETALGTGDGFFRGLVQAGYTEFADKKLLVFGSGKVGCGIALKGVERGCQVFTVTDLSKRHAENDFIPTLELNHVTLIDKDDLKNVTEQIASADYIVTATGVKNALAGEEIFQALLQTKAVLANMGAEDEFSEDFPEERVLNKKLALNFSLKEPTQLKYIEASLALHAALAERLVLERDGVIDIEDLDGECLRNPPAEIEQKILSILLQNGEISEELAQLMQLDN; this is translated from the coding sequence ATGCTTTTCGAAGACATTATCCAAAAACATTACAGACCCGAAGAATATCCAGCCTTAGCCGCTCTTTGCGACGAATGGAACGAAACTCGTCCCTTTGACGGTCTTAAAATTTTGGTGGCCACTCCGATTTTTCGCAATACACTTTTGCAATATGAAGCGCTTCTCGCGGGGGGCGCAGAACTTTTCGCAGGACGCGCTGTAGAAAATGCTTCGATTCCTTACGATTCCGAAATTGTGGAACTTTTACAAGAAAGCGAAATTCCTGTTCTTTCGCCCGAAATGGTTTTGGACATGGAACAAGAGGATGAATTTTTTGATTTGATTTTAGATTGCGCGGGACAATTTGCCTCTTGCCATCCGAAAATTGGATTTGTCGAACTCACGCGGACAGGCATTCCCTATTACGAAGAAGCAGAGCTGCCTGTTTTTATCGCAGACAACGGAATTATTAAACGCATCGAAACTGCTCTCGGCACCGGCGACGGATTTTTCCGCGGACTCGTTCAAGCGGGCTACACCGAATTTGCCGACAAAAAATTACTCGTCTTCGGCAGTGGAAAAGTCGGCTGCGGCATCGCATTAAAAGGCGTTGAACGCGGCTGTCAAGTTTTCACAGTAACCGATTTAAGCAAGCGTCACGCGGAGAATGATTTCATCCCGACGTTAGAACTCAATCACGTGACTCTCATCGATAAAGATGATTTGAAAAATGTCACCGAACAAATCGCTTCGGCCGATTATATCGTTACTGCAACCGGAGTCAAAAACGCTCTCGCGGGCGAAGAAATTTTTCAAGCGCTTTTACAAACGAAAGCGGTTCTCGCTAACATGGGCGCGGAAGATGAATTCAGCGAAGACTTTCCCGAAGAACGCGTTCTCAATAAAAAATTAGCGTTGAATTTTTCGTTAAAAGAACCGACTCAATTAAAATACATCGAAGCTTCGCTCGCTCTTCACGCAGCCCTCGCAGAACGTTTGGTTTTAGAACGCGACGGCGTCATCGACATCGAAGATTTAGACGGCGAATGCCTCCGCAATCCGCCCGCAGAAATTGAGCAAAAAATTTTGAGCATTCTTCTGCAAAACGGCGAAATCAGCGAAGAACTTGCGCAGTTAATGCAATTGGATAATTGA